One genomic region from Osmerus mordax isolate fOsmMor3 chromosome 4, fOsmMor3.pri, whole genome shotgun sequence encodes:
- the ano5a gene encoding anoctamin-5 isoform X4, which produces MVDKHQQSKDSIFFRDGVRRIDFVVSYIVEDKEGDRKPERRKEYEANMQKAGLELELEDKAESDDGKTYFLKIHAPWEVLATYADVLKIKAPFKANDIPNNTDVPMNWLFTPFRLPDHIMNPEPDYFTAPYNNGKEDFFLIDNKETFFSPSVRNRIVYYIMSRCPYSKEDRDKDKKGIKRLLNNGTYTSAFPLHDSSYWKRSKDPNCESDRYDLYKHWARFFCFFKEQPLNLVRKYYGEKIGVYFAWLGFYTEMLFFAAIVGLICFLYGLFTFDENVTSKEICSDEIGGNIIMCPLCDKKCGYWKLNSTCNSSWQSHLFDNFGTLFFAIFMGIWVTLFLEFWKRRQARLEYEWDLVDFEEEQQKLQLRPEYETKCTSRRMNRVTQEMELVFERTVGDLVAKVLLCWTTVLLWISLIIACIIGVIAYRLAVYAAFASIMKDSPTNNLQVVGSLITPQLATSVTASCINFVIIMILNMMYERVAVWITDMEIPKTHLEYENKLTMKMFLFQFVNYYSSCFYVAFFKGKFVGYPGKYVYMFGSSLRNEECDPGGCLIELTTQLVIVMAGKQVWGNIQEALVPWLMNWWKSRKARNHPESLYSRWEQDENLQSFGQLGLFYEYLELVIQFGFITLFVASFPLAPLLALMNNIVEVRVDAWKFTTQFRRPVAAKAHSIGAWEEILSGVAVFSVVTNAFIVAFTSDMIPRLVYMYAYQPDGDFSLKGYINNSLSVYNISEFPFENAPDDGESPSWFNSSIYTTCRYRDYRYPSGHERQYSYTMQFWHILAAKLAFIIIMEHVVFSVKFFVAWMIPDVPSDVKARVKRERYLVQEYLHDYEVEKLKNQLSQGNDCTCTPMIYPSINTHEVLSQCL; this is translated from the exons ATG GTTGACAAGCATCAGCAGAGTAAAGACTCTATATTTTTCCGGGATGGAGTGCGGAGAATTGATTTTGTCGTGTCCTACATCGTTGAagacaaggagggagacaggaaaccA gagaggaggaaggagtatGAAGCGAACATGCAGAAGGCAGGTCTGGAGCTGGAGTTGGAGGACAAGGCG gagTCAGACGATGGGAAGACGTACTTTTTAAAGATCCATGCCCCTTGGGAGGTGCTGGCCACCTATGCAGACGTGCTCAAGATCAAAGCACCGTTCAAGGCCAATGACATCCCCAACAACACAGATGTTCCCATGAACTGGCTCTTCACGCCCTTCCGCCTGCCTGACCACATCATGAACCCAGAGCCGGACTACTTCACGGCACCCTACAACAATGGCAAGGAGGACTTCTTCCTCATTGACAACAAAGagaccttcttctctccttccgttCGTAACAGGATA GTGTACTACATCATGTCCCGCTGCCCCTACAGCAAGGAGGACAGGGATAAGGACAAGAAGGGCATCAAAAGACTGTTGAACAATGGGACCTACACCTCTGCTTTCCCATTACATGAT AGTTCCTACTGGAAGAGATCAAAGGATCCCAACTGTGAGAGCGACAGATACGACCTTTACAAGCACTGGGCCCGGTTCTTCTGTTTCTTCAAGGAACAGCCCCTCAACCTTGTAAG GAAATACTACGGGGAGAAGATAGGAGTGTATTTCGCTTGGCTGGGCTTCTACACAGAGATGCTGTTCTTTGCTGCAATAGTGGGCCTCATCTGCTTTCTCTATGGACTTTTCACCTTTGATGAAAATGTGACGAG TAAAGAAATATGCAGTGATGAAATTGGAGGCAACATCATTATGTGCCCACTGTGTGATAAGAAGTGTGGATATTGGAAACTCAACTCTACCTGTAACTCATCCTGG CAATCCCATCTATTTGACAACTTTGGGACATTGTTCTTCGCCATTTTCATGGGGATCTGGG tgaccctgttcctggagttcTGGAAGCGGCGGCAGGCGCGGCTGGAGTACGAGTGGGACCTGGTGGATtttgaggaggagcagcagaaacTGCAGCTGAGACCAGAGTATGAGACCAAGTGCACCAGCCGGCGGATGAACCGCGTCACCCAG GAGATGGAGTTGGTTTTTGAAAGGACTGTAGGGGATCTGGTGGCCAAAGTGCTGCTGTGCTGGACTACTGTGCTCCTGTGG ATCTCCTTAATCATTGCCTGCATCATCGGGGTGATAGCCTACCGCCTGGCAGTGTATGCCGCTTTCGCCAGCATCATGAAGGACAGCCCCACCAACAATCTACAGGTGGTGGGCTCGCTCATCACGCCCCAGCTGGCCACCTCCGTCACGGCCTCCTGCATCAACTTTGTCATCATCATGATCCTCAACATGATGTACGAGAGAGTGGCTGTCTGGATCACTGACATGG AAATCCCAAAGACTCATCTGGAGTACGAGAACAAGCTGACCATGAAGATGTTCCTCTTCCAGTTTGTCAACTACTACTCCTCTTGCTTCTACGTGGCCTTCTTCAAGGGAAAGTTTGTGGGCTATCCTGGGAAATACGTGTACATGTTTGGCAGCTCGCTGAGAAACGAGGAG TGTGACCCAGGAGGCTGTCTAATCGAGCTAACCACCCAACTCGTCATAGTGATGGCTGGTAAACAGGTGTGGGGTAACATCCAAGAGGCTCTTGTCCC GTGGCTAATGAACTGGTGGAAAAGCAGAAAGGCTCGTAATCACCCAGAGAGTCTTTACAGCCGCTGGGAGCAGGACGAAAACCTCCAGAGCTTCGGTCAGCTGGGTCTCTTCTATGAGTACCTGGAACTGG TGATCCAGTTTGGCTTCATCACTCTATTCGTGGCCTCCTTCCCCCTGGCCCCTCTGCTGGCGCTCATGAACAACATCGTCGAAGTGAGAGTGGATGCCTGGAAGTTCACCACTCAGTTCCGACGGCCGGTGGCCGCCAAGGCCCATAGCATCGGGGCCTGGGAGGAGATCCTTAGTGGTGTGGCGGTCTTCTCCGTTGTCACCAAC GCGTTTATCGTGGCCTTTACCTCAGATATGATTCCTCGACTTGTGTACATGTACGCCTACCAACCGGACGGGGATTTCAGCTTGAAAGGCTACATCAACAACAGTCTGTCAGTGTACAACATCTCAGAGTTTCCCTTCGAAAACGCACCTGATGATGGAGAGAGCCCTTCCTGGTTCAACAGCTCTATCTACACCACCTGCAG GTATCGTGACTATCGCTACCCCTCAGGCCATGAGAGGCAATACTCCTACACCATGCAGTTCTGGCACATTCTGGCTGCCAAGTTGgctttcatcatcatcatggag CACGTGGTGTTCTCTGTGAAGTTCTTCGTGGCCTGGATGATCCCTGACGTTCCCTCGGACGTGAAGGCCAGAGTGAAGCGGGAGCGGTACCTCGTCCAGGAGTACCTCCACGACTAcgaggtggagaagctgaagaaCCAGCTCAGCCAGGGGAACGACTGCACCTGCACCCCCATGATCTACCcgtccataaacacacacgaggTACTCTCTCAGTGTCTCTAG